Sequence from the Nymphaea colorata isolate Beijing-Zhang1983 chromosome 9, ASM883128v2, whole genome shotgun sequence genome:
TCCTACCACCTTCAACAATTGAGAACTCGTCTTACAGGATAGGATACAGActgaccttttctttttctacttctCTCAGTGTTGCCTTCCCCTTTCCTTTCCTGCAGGGCAGCCCATGGCTTTTTCTAGTAACATGAATTATAATGCAACAAAGATGACTTCGAAGGACATGAGAATTcggtgaatttttttttatcagacaTCGTCTGTCTAATAGAAAAGCAAAGCCAAACACGGGATCTAATCCCAACATGGACGTGGTTCAGTTTTATTGGATGGGTCCCTTCTTAGCTCTCCCCTGTTTCTGCCTGCCAACCGAAACAAGGGACTGAGATTGGCATTGCAGCTACTTTGAGAGGGTGGCTTCGTAAATTCTGCCAATCAACTTCAAATCCCCCATATCATATCCATTTGAAAAGCCCCCTCCGCCTCCCAAGTAACCCAAGGTGCAGGGCCTCTCACTCCACACGCACGCACGCTCACTCTACTCAGCCGCTCAGTCCCGGAGCGAGCGACAGAGAGATGGCGGACTTGCTCAAAATTCCGGCGTATGGCTCCAGATTCCGCGACATACGTGGCCAGTGCAGGCAGCGCAGGCACTCGCAGAAGCCTTCCGTCCTTATCCGTTCCATCGGCTTCAGGAACTTCGCCGGCCTTCGCCCCTTCGATTCCTCCGCAAGGTTACTCCGGAACGCCGTCCACGTCGCAAGACCAGAAGCTGCTTCTCGCTTCTCAAATGACAAACACAGGAGATGCTCTGTGGTTGCCATGGCTATCGACGACGGTGAGACCTCTGAGTTCCCTTTACCATTTCTGGTTAATTGGTTCGCGTCTTGTTACCTGGACCTAATATTTCCCTGGTTCCTGGAAGGGCGATTGTTTCCGTCTGTTCTGATCTTTCCACAAGAAAGGATTGGGGTTATGAACTGTTATTCTGAAACCTCTTTGATCCTGGGAAAGTATTTATTTTGAGTAATTATGCAATAATCTTTGAATAATGAATGAAATGATTCCAATCATGGAGAAATAGATACTTAGTTGATGGACGTAGTATGATATCCCACTGTTGGAGCTCAGAGGTGAATCATATGTAGTGCTTATTACTCCGTAAAGAAGCAGTTGCTTTTGGTGGAATCTTTGTTTGTTGGAATCGAAAGCTTCTATATAATTGAGAATCTGGTTACCATTTCATATCGTCTATGTTTGAAAACCATCGGGAGGTTTGATAGTATATTGATATTTGCACGATCCTCTGATGGACTATGTCGATATTCCAAAAATTACAAATCTATGTTAGAATATGATGTAAGGAAATGCGATGATCTTGTGGTAATGATAATGACTGGATTCACAATCATATTTTCACTGTATTTTTCCGGAATattgtgtctgtgtgtgtgtgtcagaagggagagggggggtgtagagcgagagagagagagagagagagatttctgaTGTGAGAAAACTATTGCTACCATGTTAAAATAGTGCGTGACACGGTGCATGTCATGTTATTAGTATTATAATCGAATAGTATTGACCGCCATATGAGTTGTTTTAAAGTGCGGCATAGTATAAACAGGACGTATGGTTTATGGATTTAAAAGCTCAGTCATGAAATCAGATGTTGTGCTTTCTGTGAACCATGGGATCCAGTTTCAGCAAACTGTATCAACGCAAGGCAAAATGTGATTGAGGAATCAATGTTGTTCTCAGGAAAAATGTTTCCCTCTTCTCATGCTTTTCTCTAATATTCCTTAATTTCTTGATTGTACCATGTTTATAATGAGTTGGTAAAagcttctattttttatttagcaTTTTTGGTTTGGATCTTGTAATTTCGACATCAGATCATAGAAGGCTGCCTGTATGGCTTTGTTAATGATGAATGTATTCTCTTAATTTAATGCAGAAAAGCGACAAGTACCATTAAAAGATTACCGCAATATTGGAATTATGGCTCATATAGATGCGGGTAAGACGACAACAACAGAACGTGTTTTGTACTATACAGGTAGGAACTATAAGATAGGGGAAGTCCATGAAGGAACTGCTACAATGGATTGGATGGAGCAGGAACAAGAAAGGGGTATAACCATCACTTCTGCTGCAACAACCACCTTTTGGAACAAGCATCGTATAAACATCATTGACACGCCTGGACATGTGGACTTCACACTAGAAGTTGAGAGAGCATTAAGAGTACTGGATGGTGCAATATGCTTGTTTGACAGTGTTGCTGGTGTGGAGCCACAATCAGAAACTGTATGGAGACAAGCAGACAAGTATGGGGTGCCAAGAATATGCTTTGTCAATAAGATGGACCGTCTTGGGGCAAACTTCTTCCGAACCAGAGATATGATTGTCACAAATTTGGGTGCAAAGCCTCTTGTGCTTCAGATTCCGTTAGGTGCAGAGGACAGTTTCCAGGGAGTTATTGATCTTGTCCAAATGAATTCGGTTGTTTGGTCTGGAGAAGAACTGGGTGCAAAGTATTCTTACCAGGATATACCTAGCGATCTTCAAGACTTAGCTCAACAATACAGAGCGCAGTTGGTTGAAACTGTGGTTGAACTAGATGATGAAGCTATGGAGAATTATCTTGAAGGTGTTGAACCAGATGAGGGGACTCTCAAAAAATTGATTAGAAAGGGAACTATCTCTGGTAGTTTCGTTCCACTTTTATGTGGTTCAGCTTTTAAAAACAAGGGAGTGCAGCTCTTACTTGATGCTGTGGTAGATTATTTGCCTTCTCCATTGGACGTCCCACCGATGAAAGGAACGGACCCTGATGACCCTGAAACTGTCATTGAGAGAGTTGCAAATGATGAAGAACCATTTTCTGGTCTAGCATTTAAAGTCATGAGCGATCCATTTGTTGGATCCCTTACATTTGTAAGAGTATACTCGGGGAAGCTGACTGCTGGTTCCTATGTTCTGAATGCAAACAAAGGCAAAAAAGAGAGGATTGGACGACTTCTAGAGATGCATGCCAATAGTAAGGAGGATGTGAAGACTGCATTGACTGGTGATATAGTTGCACTTGCAGGACTGAAAGATACCATAACAGGTGAAACTCTTTGCGATCCTGAGAAGCCAGTTGTTCTGGAAAGGATGGATTTCCCAGATCCTGTTATTAAAGTAGCAATAGAACCCAAAACAAAAGCGGACATAGACAAAATGGCTCTTGGACTGATTAAACTTGCTCAGGAAGACCcgtcttttcacttttcaagGGATGATGAGACTAACCAGACTGTCATTGAAGGAATGGGAGAACTCCATCTCGAGATCATTGTTGATCGACTGAAAAGAGAGTTTAAGGTATTGCATCTTCgaaaggtttttctttttcgccAGCTGTTTACACTTTCATTCTTATGTAGGTATGATTTTCACATATATCATGGTCTGTAATCCCTACAATTTGGACTTGACACATTCGACTCCACACTTATTTGCTTTAAAAGGGatccttttgttttatttttaaaatttggtaaTATGTATGAATTTCTTGTTGCTCTTGTGATTCCACTACCTGCAACCTGTTTAGACATTATGCCTGTCCATTCCAGTTATGGGAAATCACATATAGGTCTAAAACGTATGCCCTTTCCCATAATTCTTTGTCTAGAATGCATCTGCTGGTGGGAGGCAATATCATTGACTAGGAGCTGAAACATTTAGTAAGTGATTCAAGTGTTCTCTTTGCAGAAACAGATTTTGCAGTATGTAAAGCTCGTTTATTCTGTGATGCaattcaaactttctttttaaaataaaattcaccttttaaaagaaaatatttagaAAGAGATGTAtacttttgaactttttaaactGTCTtgtgttttatatgtttttcatattttttgtttactcTGCAATAACAATATATCTTTGTGTATTTCTTGTTTCTAGGTTGAAGCAAATGTTGGGGCACCACAAGTAAATTACCGTGAGAGCATTTCTAAGACTTCAGAGGTAAAGTATGTCCACAAGAAACAGTCAGGGGGAGCTGGTCAGTTTGCAGATATCACTGTGAGGTTTGAGCCCATGCAAGCTGGATCTGGTTATGAATTTAAGAGTGAGATAAAGGGTGGTGCTGTTCCCAAGGAATATATACCTGGTGTGATGAAAGGTCTGGAAGAATGTATGAGTAATGGTGTGCTTGCTGGGTATCCAGTTGTTGATGTGCGTGCAGTGCTAGTTGATGGTTCATACCATGATGTTGATTCAAGTGTGTTGGCATTCCAACTGGCAGCCAGAGGTGCGTTCCGTGATGGTATGCGCAAAGCAGCGCCAAGATTGCTGGAGCCTATTATGGAAGTTGAAGTAGTCACTCCAGAGGATCACTTGGGTGATGTTATTGGTGATCTGAACTCAAGAAGAGGCCAGATCAATAATTTTGGTGATAAACCTGGAGGTCTCAAGGTAAACTTTGTAAACTCCATGCTTTTGGTTTctatattattttttctaatatttgatCTCATTTACTGGTACTGTTTAATCATGTGTCCAGTTCTGCGGAAATCTATTATTAAAGGATTATGTGTTTCAAAACAGAATAATACTCTTACTTCACCTAGTGAAGGTGTGTCATAGATTATAAATGGGCAGAATCAAGGGAAATGTGTTCACTATGGCAATCTTTTAGCATCAGAAACTTCAGAAAATTTGTATTATTGAATGTCATCGCTTACTCTGGATTCTTGGTCCCTTGAAACACTGGTCATGGCTGATCTGACAAGTTAGTTAATTGAGCTTATAAAATCATATCAGTTATAAATAGTGCCaccagcacacacacacacacacacacacacacacacacacagagagagagagagagagagagagagagagagagagagagatctttctGCCATGTGGTAATCagttttgagagagagagagagagagagatctttctGCCATGTAGTAGTCAGTTTTGTTTGACCTTTTTCTTGCTGCCGATCCAGATGCTCCTAAAGCTGGTAAGATGACCTGGTACTGCAACCCATGAAAGTTAAAAAAGGGAGAGGTGAATGAGTCTGGTAAATAGTATGTGTATAGAATGACTTTCGCCTGGAGGGTGCCACAATTTTTGAACATCCAGCTTTAGCATCTCATCCTAGAAAAGGAATAGGGAATATAAATGTCTGTTGCTGAACCTGCATTTTATGGTCTATCTTTGAGATGCTGAGGAAATGATGACTGTATCTATTGTCACATGCAGGTTGTTGATGCTTTGGTCCCACTAGCTGAAATGTTTCAGTATGTTAGCACACTCCGTGGAATGACAAAAGGGCGTGCATCTTACACCATGCAGTTAGCCAAGTTTGATGTTGTTCCTCAGCATATACAGAACCAGCTTGCATCCAAAGAACAAGAAGTTCCTGCTTGACAAAATTCCTCCTGCATCAAGCGCAACGTTGTTGTTGGTGCTTCACCGTCTCTGTTGGGTATGAGCTTCAAAATATTTAGCTtgtattttacttatttttgcttgtataaataggtgaactttttttttcaagaggttatctatttttgtttaattttcatttttcatcaagaAATGAAAGCCTGAGAATGCCCACTCAGCAGTTTCGAAACCCCACCCATTCTTGAAACATGGAGTCCATTATTTACCAGATGATGAATTCAAGTGTGGAGAACTTGGTGGCCAATAGCGTAGCGCTATTAATCTTCTTTTCCTGCTTCTATTTTTCGAGTTCCTTGCCGCTCCTTAATATCAAACCTTACTATGCTCCTGTTCTCCTTCGAAGATGCCATTATGGTTGAAAAACTGAATTACTACTGTAATTTTGCTTCGGAATAACTACTGTAGTTCAGGCACCTGAGCTTCTTTCGATTTTAAACTAATTTGGAAAATAACATTATGAAATTGGTACCTGTCGTTCAGTTTTCCCTTTTCGGTTGAAAACCTTCTTGACATATTTGGTTGAGGACCATGAAGTGTAATATTTGGACAAAATTGGGGTTCCTTGTCCAAGACAAAGGAGGCTTTTCTTTGGGGTCCTGTATACGAGTGCAGATCCTTGTTTCTTTGTTACTTGGGCTCCTGCCAGAATCACTTTCTCGCACAATGAAGCTGAAGGGGCTGCTTGTGTTTGCCAAATAGCCAAACACGTTCCatcgagttttaaaattttccaattgTTTCCCTTTGCGTGGCATATACAGTA
This genomic interval carries:
- the LOC116260330 gene encoding elongation factor G-2, chloroplastic, translated to MADLLKIPAYGSRFRDIRGQCRQRRHSQKPSVLIRSIGFRNFAGLRPFDSSARLLRNAVHVARPEAASRFSNDKHRRCSVVAMAIDDEKRQVPLKDYRNIGIMAHIDAGKTTTTERVLYYTGRNYKIGEVHEGTATMDWMEQEQERGITITSAATTTFWNKHRINIIDTPGHVDFTLEVERALRVLDGAICLFDSVAGVEPQSETVWRQADKYGVPRICFVNKMDRLGANFFRTRDMIVTNLGAKPLVLQIPLGAEDSFQGVIDLVQMNSVVWSGEELGAKYSYQDIPSDLQDLAQQYRAQLVETVVELDDEAMENYLEGVEPDEGTLKKLIRKGTISGSFVPLLCGSAFKNKGVQLLLDAVVDYLPSPLDVPPMKGTDPDDPETVIERVANDEEPFSGLAFKVMSDPFVGSLTFVRVYSGKLTAGSYVLNANKGKKERIGRLLEMHANSKEDVKTALTGDIVALAGLKDTITGETLCDPEKPVVLERMDFPDPVIKVAIEPKTKADIDKMALGLIKLAQEDPSFHFSRDDETNQTVIEGMGELHLEIIVDRLKREFKVEANVGAPQVNYRESISKTSEVKYVHKKQSGGAGQFADITVRFEPMQAGSGYEFKSEIKGGAVPKEYIPGVMKGLEECMSNGVLAGYPVVDVRAVLVDGSYHDVDSSVLAFQLAARGAFRDGMRKAAPRLLEPIMEVEVVTPEDHLGDVIGDLNSRRGQINNFGDKPGGLKVVDALVPLAEMFQYVSTLRGMTKGRASYTMQLAKFDVVPQHIQNQLASKEQEVPA